A DNA window from Niabella yanshanensis contains the following coding sequences:
- the dapA gene encoding 4-hydroxy-tetrahydrodipicolinate synthase, whose product MSLQQKLTGTGIAIVTPFTSNGDFDWATLENLINFWIENKIEYLVVAGTTGESATLTRGEEQELFDFVKEKAAGRIGLVAGIGGNDTREVVHAFQTMKLDGYDAILSVAPYYNKPGQEGLYQHYKTIDAVAPLPIIMYNVPGRTGQSVSAETTVRIANDCKNIIATKEASGSFEQFNYIMKYKPAGFMLISGDDPIALPMIALGAKGVISVVANAYPKEFGDMIRLCLAGEFSQALPLHLKFTDIITSLFAEGSPAGVKQYLQEMGFCTTNSRLPVVPVSDAHAAKIKALMATV is encoded by the coding sequence ATGTCTTTACAACAAAAACTTACCGGCACCGGTATTGCAATAGTAACTCCCTTTACATCTAATGGCGATTTTGATTGGGCCACACTCGAAAACCTGATCAACTTCTGGATTGAAAATAAAATAGAATACCTGGTTGTAGCAGGTACTACAGGCGAAAGTGCTACCCTTACACGTGGAGAAGAACAGGAGTTGTTCGATTTCGTAAAGGAAAAAGCTGCGGGTCGCATTGGCCTGGTAGCGGGTATTGGCGGCAATGACACACGAGAAGTAGTTCATGCTTTTCAAACCATGAAACTGGATGGATACGATGCCATTCTTTCAGTAGCGCCTTATTACAATAAACCAGGTCAGGAAGGATTATACCAGCACTATAAAACCATTGACGCTGTAGCACCTTTACCGATAATCATGTATAATGTACCGGGACGTACCGGCCAGAGCGTAAGCGCTGAAACTACCGTTCGGATTGCCAATGATTGTAAAAACATTATTGCTACAAAAGAAGCTTCGGGTAGTTTTGAGCAATTCAATTATATCATGAAGTATAAACCAGCCGGGTTCATGCTGATCAGCGGAGATGATCCTATTGCGCTACCCATGATCGCACTGGGAGCCAAAGGAGTTATATCGGTGGTAGCTAACGCTTATCCCAAAGAGTTTGGAGACATGATACGTCTTTGCCTCGCAGGTGAATTTTCGCAAGCATTGCCTTTACACCTGAAGTTCACAGACATCATCACTTCTTTGTTTGCAGAAGGTAGCCCCGCTGGTGTAAAACAGTACCTGCAGGAGATGGGATTTTGCACTACCAACTCCCGTCTCCCGGTCGTGCCTGTAAGTGATGCGCATGCAGCGAAAATAAAAGCGCTCATGGCAACTGTTTAG
- a CDS encoding DUF1003 domain-containing protein: MKTFRSDVSGREYPVSQKVAGSSLNDKIVDLIRQESPGFTTHHCLSVTELKAYREKYIVHHLSAQTGKVTDLAKNVMESIAGDTILADAIEDENSSGATLGQRVADKVATFGGSWTFIISFIVFLLLWIGLNALILLNKGFDPYPFILLNLILSCLAALQAPVIMMSQNRQEEKDRERAKKDYMINLKAELEIKLLHEKMDRLLALENRLTELLIKTENDGN, from the coding sequence ATGAAAACATTTCGTAGCGATGTTTCAGGGAGAGAGTATCCTGTATCTCAAAAGGTGGCGGGCAGTTCTCTCAATGATAAAATTGTGGATTTGATCCGGCAGGAAAGCCCTGGTTTTACAACCCATCATTGCCTGTCGGTTACCGAGTTAAAAGCCTACAGGGAAAAGTATATTGTTCATCACCTGTCAGCCCAAACCGGGAAAGTTACTGACCTGGCAAAAAACGTTATGGAGTCAATAGCCGGGGATACGATACTGGCAGATGCGATTGAGGATGAAAATAGTTCAGGCGCTACCCTCGGACAAAGAGTTGCAGATAAGGTGGCCACATTTGGCGGAAGCTGGACCTTTATTATTTCCTTTATTGTTTTTTTACTATTATGGATTGGGCTTAACGCATTGATACTGCTGAATAAAGGATTTGATCCTTACCCTTTTATCCTTCTGAATCTTATTCTGTCCTGCCTGGCAGCGCTGCAGGCGCCGGTAATTATGATGAGCCAGAACCGGCAGGAGGAAAAAGACAGGGAAAGGGCCAAGAAAGATTATATGATCAACCTGAAGGCAGAGCTCGAAATAAAGCTGCTGCACGAAAAAATGGACCGTTTGCTGGCCCTGGAGAACAGGCTGACAGAACTATTGATCAAAACTGAAAATGATGGTAACTAG
- a CDS encoding acyl-CoA thioesterase, translated as MVKKPADSLIVMTELVLPNDTNVFGNLMGGRLMYWMDIAAALSAQKHSNAPVVTASVDNISFLNAIKLGNAVHIEARVTRAFNSSMEVFLDVWGEDLVTQQKYRSNTAYYTFVALDEHSRPKAAQPIEPETADDVERYNGALRRRQLRLILGGKMKPDDAKELKELFEKG; from the coding sequence ATGGTTAAAAAACCCGCAGATAGTTTGATTGTGATGACAGAATTGGTATTACCGAATGATACGAATGTGTTTGGGAATTTAATGGGAGGGAGATTGATGTATTGGATGGATATTGCCGCTGCTTTGTCTGCTCAAAAACACAGCAACGCACCTGTAGTAACAGCTTCTGTTGATAATATTTCTTTTTTAAACGCTATTAAGTTGGGCAATGCCGTGCATATTGAAGCACGTGTTACCCGTGCATTTAATTCTTCGATGGAAGTGTTTTTGGATGTATGGGGGGAAGACCTGGTAACGCAACAGAAATATAGAAGTAATACAGCTTATTACACTTTTGTTGCTTTGGACGAGCACAGCAGGCCCAAAGCCGCTCAGCCTATTGAGCCTGAAACCGCGGATGACGTTGAACGTTACAACGGCGCATTGCGTCGTCGCCAGTTGAGATTAATATTAGGCGGTAAAATGAAGCCCGACGATGCTAAAGAGTTAAAGGAGCTTTTTGAAAAAGGATGA